A segment of the Thermodesulfovibrionales bacterium genome:
AGAGCAGGGATTTCCGCGGCCTTCTCGAAAACCCACTCTTTACGGATGAAGAGAGAGGAAAGGTGATGAAAGAGCTTGCCTCGCTGCTGAAGCTGTCCGACAACACAGTCAGGTTCGTACGCTATCTCTCCGAACAGCTCATGGTCCAATCGCTTCCCGAGGTGATCCAGGCCCTCACGGCCATGTACCTTGAGAAGAAAAAAAGGGCAAAGGCGACGGTGATCACGCCGATAGACACAAACAGGAAATACGATGCCGCACTGACCGCCTCCCTGAAGGCGTTGACGGGAAGGGACATAGATATAGAATACGTCGTCGACCCTTCCCTGCTCGGCGGCATCCTCATAAAGGTGGGGAGCACCATGTACGACAGCAGTTTAAGGGGCCAGTTACGGCTTTTAAAAGATGATCTACTAAAGAGGTGATTCGATGGAGATTAATGTCGCAGAGATAAGTGAACTCTTGAAAAAACAGATCAACGACTTCGAGAAGAAGGTGGATGTCAGCGAAGTCGGAAGCGTGATATCCGTCGGAGACGGTATTGCGAGGGTCTACGGCCTCGAAAAATGCATGGCCTCTGAGCTCCTCGAATTCCCCAACAGCATCTTCGGCATGGCCCTGAACCTCGAAGAAGACATGGTAGGGTCTGTTCTCTTCGGGGAAGACTCGCTCATCAGGGAAGGCGATATCGTTAAACGCACCGGGAGGATCATGTCTGTCCCCGTAGGCGATGCGATCATCGGAAGGGTCGTGAACGCCATCGGTCAGCCGATCGACGGAAAGGGGCCGATACAGGCGACCGAGACGAAGATGGTCGACATCGTCGCCCCAGGTATTGTTGACAGGCAGCCGGTCAGAGAGCCCCTCCAGACAGGGCTCAAGGCCATCGACTCGATGATCCCCATCGGGAGAGGACAGAGGGAACTCATCATCGGTGACAGGCAGACGGGAAAGACCGCTATCGGCATCGATGCCATTATCAACCAGAAGGGTGGCGATGTCATCTGCATCTACGTCGCGATCGGACAGAAGCGTGCGAATATATCCCGAATGGTGAAGCTGCTCGAGGATTTCGGAGCGATGGGACACACCATCGTCGTCTCCGCGACGGCGAGCGAACCCGCGCCGCTCCAATTCATAGCTCCCTTCACCGGCTGCGCAATCGGTGAATACTTCAGGGACAAGGGGAGACATGCGCTCATCGTTTACGACGACCTCAGCAAGCAGGCCGCTTCTTACCGGCAGCTCTCCCTCCTCCTTAGGCGTCCCCCCGGACGTGAGGCCTATCCCGGCGATGTCTTCTATCTCCATTCGAGGCTGCTCGAGAGGTCGGCGAAACTTTCCGCTGATCTCGGCGGAGGATCTCTCACCGCGCTTCCGATCATCGAAACCCAGGCCGGAGACGTATCAGGTTATATCCCGACGAATGTCATATCCATCACCGACGGCCAGATATACCTTGAACCCGAACTCTTTTATGCGGGTGTCAGACCTGCAGTCAATGTCGGTCTGTCGGTCAGCCGGGTCGGTGGTTCGGCTCAGACAAAGGCGATGAAGCAGGTCGCGGGCACGCTCCGCCTGGACCTCGCGCAATTCAGGGAACTTGCGGCATTCGCCCAGTTCGGCTCGGACCTTGACAAGGCAACCCTTGCACAGATCGAGAGAGGGAAGAGGATGGTGGAGCTTCTCAAGCAGGGGCAGTATTCGCCGCTCTCGGGGGAAGACCAGATCTTCATTCTCTTCGCCGGTGCGAACGGGTTTATCGATGACGTGCCTGTCGAGGCGGTTAGGAAGTTCGAAGAGGAGTTTCTCAGGTTCCTGAAGGACAGGGGTGAAGATATCAGAAAGGAATTGCGGGAGAAAAAGGTGATAGACGATCCGCTCAAGGAGAAGATCGTGAAGGTCGTCGAAGAATTCAAGAAGGGTTTCTCCCTGTAGGGCTGCATGCAAGAGAGACCGGTCTCAGGTGAATAGATGCCTACGCTGAGAGATATCAAGAGAAGAATCAAGGCGGTCAATAACACACGCCAGATTACCAAGGCGATGAAGATGGTCGCTGCGGCGAAGCTCAGGAAGTCCCAGACGCGGATGCTGGAACTGCGCCCCTACGCCGAGCGGATGCACCAGGGAATCCGGAACGTGGCGCGGACCGCCGAGGTGAGTCTCCATCCCCTGCTCGCATCGAGGCCGAGAAGGACAGTCGAAGTCGTGGTCCTCACGAGCGACCGGGGGCTTTGCGGCGCATTTAATACGAACCTCCTGAAGGCGTCTGCAAAACAGATACGGGCAGTCGAGGAGGACGGCTTCACCGTCAGCGTCAGCGCTATCGGGAAGAAAGCGGTCGACTACTTCAAGAGGCGGAACATCGCGCTTCGTGCGAATTGGACGGGACTCTCCGGGAGGGTCTCCTTTTCGTCCGCTCAGGAAGTGGCCAAGGACATTATCGAGAACTACATCGACGAAACCTTTGACGAAGTGTTGCTCGTCTTCAACCAATTCAAGTCGGTGGCACAGCAGCAGGTCACGGTGATGAGGCTTTTCCCGCTCGTGACGGATGAAGATGAGGCAGAGGAGGAATGGGAAGGGGTCGGCGACATCATCTATGAGCCTTCCCCTGAAGAGATCTTTAGCATCCTTCTTCCGAAGAACGTCGAGATACAGGTCTTCCGCGGCCTCCTCGAATCACAGGCCTCTGAAGAGGCAGCCCGCATGACCGCGATGGAGAACGCAACGAAGAACGCCAATGAGATGATAGACAGCCTGACCCTTCAGTATAATAAGGCGCGCCAGGCTTCGATCACGAAGGAACTCATGGATATCGTCGGCGGCGTTGAAGCCCTGAAATAAATAATCTTTGGAGGTTCACATATGAATGAAGGAAAAGTCGTCCAGGTAATCGGCGCGGTCGTTGACGTGGAATTCGAAGAGAAGCTGCCCGAGATATTGAATGCCCTCAAGATAGAGCAGAAGGCCGATTCCGGCAGAGGGGTCCCGGAACTGAATCTCACCCTTGAAGTTGCGTCGCACCTCGGGGAAAACAAGGTGAGAACGATCGCGATGACGACGACGGACGGCGTTGTCAGGGGTATGAGAGCCGTCGATACCGGTTTACCGATCGCCGTGCCGGTCGGCGACGGCATCCTCGGCAGGATCATGAACGTCACGGGAGACCCCTATGACAAGCTCGGCCCGATCGAGGCGAAAGACAGATGGCCGATCCACAGGTCTGCGCCTGAATTCGCCGAGCAGGAGCCGGTGACGCAGGTATTTGAGACGGGCGTCAAGGTCTTCGATCTCCTTGTTCCCTTTGTCAAGGGCGGTAAGATGGGGATGTTCGGCGGGGCCGGCGTCGGCAAGACAGTCGTTATCATGGAGATGATCCACAATATAGCGATGGTGCATGGCGGCGTCTCGGTATTTGCCGGCGTCGGGGAACGGACGAGGGAAGGGAATGACCTCTACCTCGAGATGAAGGAATCAGGCGTCTTGAACAAGACAGCCCTCGTGTACGGCCAGATGAACGAACCGCCCGGCGCGCGGGCGAGAGTGGCCCTCACCGCCCTCACCGCGGCGGAGTACTTCAGGGACCAGGGCCAGGACGTGCTCATCTTCATAGACAATATCTTCAGGTATACCCTGGCGGGCTCCGAGGTCTCGGCGCTTCTCGGAAGAATGCCCTCTGCCGTAGGATACCAGCCTACGCTCGGAACGGAGATGGGCGTTTTGCAGGAAAGGATCACGACGACAAAAAAGGGTGCCATCACGTCCATGCAGGCGATTTATGTGCCTGCCGACGATCTTACCGACCCCGCTGTGGCGACAGCGTTTACCCATCTTGACGGAACAGTCGTCCTTTCGAGGCAGATATCCGAGCTCGGCATCTACCCCGCGGTGGACCCGCTCGATTCGACGTCGAGAATTCTCGACCCGAAGGTCATCGGAGAAGAGCATTACGCCGTCGCCAGAAAGGTCCAGATGATACTCCAGAGGTATAAGGAACTCCAGGACATCATCGCGATCCTCGGAATGGAAGAACTCTCCGAAGACGACAAGCTCGCCGTGGCGAGGGCCAGGAAGATACAGCGTTTCCTGAGTCAGCCCTTCCATGTCGCAGAGGCGTTCACCGGAAGACCGGGGAAGTATGTCAAGCTTGCCGACACCATCAAGGGTTTCAATGCGATAGCTGACGGCGAGTACGACGATCTTCCCGAGCAGGCCTTCTATATGACCGGCACGATCGAGGAAGTCGAAGAAAACGCTAAGAAGCTCGGCTGGAGCAGGTAGCGAGAGATACAGGTAAGGAGCCATACGCGTGGAGACACTACGTCTTGATGTTATCACCCCTTACGGCATTATTTTCAGCGATGATGTGGACGAGTTCACCGCCGTCGGAAGTGAGGGTGAGTTCGGCGTGCTTCCGGGACACGCGCCCTTTGTTACAATCCTCAGGGTCGGTATGCTCACCTACAAGAGTGGCAACCAGACCGGATATATCTTCGTCAACAGCGGTTATGCCGGGGTGCGGGCGGACAGGACGCTCATCCTGGCCGATAGCGCCGAGCGATCTGAAGATATCGACGTTGAGCGCGCCAAAGCCGCGTTAAAACGGGCAGAGGAGAGACTGAAACAGGCAGAAAAGATAGATTTCGCGCGCGCGACAGCGGCCGTTGAAAGGGCGACCATAAGGGTGCAGGTAGCGGAGAAGCACGCCGCAAGATAAATAGCCACGCCTTCCCTCTCTCTTGTGTTGTAACCCTGCGGATAATGCCGACCGGACAACCTCGAAGTCAAGCTCGGAGCTTACGGCGTGACCGCCAAGGCCGCTCCTTCAATTATTTGTACCGTGACAGTCACTGCAGTTCATCTCTTTATAGGAATCCCCGACATCGACCGGGTGAGGATACGCCGCGGTGGTAAGAAGCACCTGACCCTTCGATCGGTCGCCGGCACGCGTGATGAGGAGATGACAGAGACTGCAATCCCTTGACAACACCTTGCCGTCACTGCTCACGTGCCTGCCATCGTGGCAACGAAAACACCCGGGGGAGTACATATGGCCGGCATTGTCGGGAAAGCTCCTCCAGCTCACCTTCATCGCGGGGTCATAGTTGCGGCCATAGATAGTCTGTACCTCTTTCACGGCCTTTTCGATTTCCGCCTTCTTTGAAGAAGACAGCTCAGGGTAAGTTTTTTCATAGAAACCCATGATTATCTCCCTGATACCGTTGCGCCCGGCCTGTCCGGAGTCGTAACTCTTTTCGAGTGCCTTCATCGCTATACTCTTTATTTCCGGCAGAGACGGGTCGATCAATCTCTCCTGTAGATATGCGTTCAACACCTGATCTGGAGGACGGAAGAAATGCCCTGTCCTGTTATGGCAGTCAATGCAGTCCATGACGCGCTTCTCGGCTCTGCTCAGCTCTTCGTCGGTGGCCTTGCTGTCGGTGCTCCGATACACCCTTTCCTTCCCGTCATATCCCGTCGCCTGTATCCAGGGAATCACCAACCGTTTCCGGTCAGCAGCAAAATACCTGATCTCCTTTGCAACCGTTGCATGCCAGTGGACCCTCGGCGGTTTCTCCGTTTCAATGCGGCCCGTTCCCATCTTCAAAAGCAAATAGATCGTCCACTCCGTGTTCCTTGCGTCCGAAAGAAAGTGCCTCCTCGTATCGAGCTTTTCGCTAAGAGCATATTGCAGACCATGGCATGTTTTACAGGTATCCTCTGCCGGCCGCAAATCTTTGACCGGAACCGGTATCGGCCTCTTATATTTATCGAAGACGAGGGCATAGAGCTGTCTCGTCCCGTTCAGTTTCGAGAGGAAGAAATGCTTGGCGCCTGAGCCGACGTGACAGACTACACAGTTGATCTCAGCGTGGGGTGAAAAACCATGGGCAGTGCTTTCAGGACCCATGACACGGTGGCAGAGCATGCCGCAGAAGGTGTCGGACTCCACGTACTCATAGGCATTAAAACTGATAAACGCATAGAGCAACGA
Coding sequences within it:
- the atpA gene encoding F0F1 ATP synthase subunit alpha, which produces MEINVAEISELLKKQINDFEKKVDVSEVGSVISVGDGIARVYGLEKCMASELLEFPNSIFGMALNLEEDMVGSVLFGEDSLIREGDIVKRTGRIMSVPVGDAIIGRVVNAIGQPIDGKGPIQATETKMVDIVAPGIVDRQPVREPLQTGLKAIDSMIPIGRGQRELIIGDRQTGKTAIGIDAIINQKGGDVICIYVAIGQKRANISRMVKLLEDFGAMGHTIVVSATASEPAPLQFIAPFTGCAIGEYFRDKGRHALIVYDDLSKQAASYRQLSLLLRRPPGREAYPGDVFYLHSRLLERSAKLSADLGGGSLTALPIIETQAGDVSGYIPTNVISITDGQIYLEPELFYAGVRPAVNVGLSVSRVGGSAQTKAMKQVAGTLRLDLAQFRELAAFAQFGSDLDKATLAQIERGKRMVELLKQGQYSPLSGEDQIFILFAGANGFIDDVPVEAVRKFEEEFLRFLKDRGEDIRKELREKKVIDDPLKEKIVKVVEEFKKGFSL
- the atpG gene encoding ATP synthase F1 subunit gamma, with translation MPTLRDIKRRIKAVNNTRQITKAMKMVAAAKLRKSQTRMLELRPYAERMHQGIRNVARTAEVSLHPLLASRPRRTVEVVVLTSDRGLCGAFNTNLLKASAKQIRAVEEDGFTVSVSAIGKKAVDYFKRRNIALRANWTGLSGRVSFSSAQEVAKDIIENYIDETFDEVLLVFNQFKSVAQQQVTVMRLFPLVTDEDEAEEEWEGVGDIIYEPSPEEIFSILLPKNVEIQVFRGLLESQASEEAARMTAMENATKNANEMIDSLTLQYNKARQASITKELMDIVGGVEALK
- the atpH gene encoding ATP synthase F1 subunit delta, with amino-acid sequence MKLPQKAKRAATMFLNTVGIEAVPKALDELFAINGLVGKSRDFRGLLENPLFTDEERGKVMKELASLLKLSDNTVRFVRYLSEQLMVQSLPEVIQALTAMYLEKKKRAKATVITPIDTNRKYDAALTASLKALTGRDIDIEYVVDPSLLGGILIKVGSTMYDSSLRGQLRLLKDDLLKR
- a CDS encoding F0F1 ATP synthase subunit epsilon; this translates as METLRLDVITPYGIIFSDDVDEFTAVGSEGEFGVLPGHAPFVTILRVGMLTYKSGNQTGYIFVNSGYAGVRADRTLILADSAERSEDIDVERAKAALKRAEERLKQAEKIDFARATAAVERATIRVQVAEKHAAR
- the atpD gene encoding F0F1 ATP synthase subunit beta; translation: MNEGKVVQVIGAVVDVEFEEKLPEILNALKIEQKADSGRGVPELNLTLEVASHLGENKVRTIAMTTTDGVVRGMRAVDTGLPIAVPVGDGILGRIMNVTGDPYDKLGPIEAKDRWPIHRSAPEFAEQEPVTQVFETGVKVFDLLVPFVKGGKMGMFGGAGVGKTVVIMEMIHNIAMVHGGVSVFAGVGERTREGNDLYLEMKESGVLNKTALVYGQMNEPPGARARVALTALTAAEYFRDQGQDVLIFIDNIFRYTLAGSEVSALLGRMPSAVGYQPTLGTEMGVLQERITTTKKGAITSMQAIYVPADDLTDPAVATAFTHLDGTVVLSRQISELGIYPAVDPLDSTSRILDPKVIGEEHYAVARKVQMILQRYKELQDIIAILGMEELSEDDKLAVARARKIQRFLSQPFHVAEAFTGRPGKYVKLADTIKGFNAIADGEYDDLPEQAFYMTGTIEEVEENAKKLGWSR